The following are encoded together in the Anopheles nili chromosome 3, idAnoNiliSN_F5_01, whole genome shotgun sequence genome:
- the LOC128726042 gene encoding barH-like 1 homeobox protein — MESSKSFFIRDLLGDLISSRQPEQSFPNRLMTTSETEDEENSDVDIEDRSSSDSGIIGSYNAYISTVDETKDNVSRTLLASIGHVANTNCNMALDRDLHTPGIIVKNGRKPRRRRTAFTHAQLAYLERKFRCQKYLSVADRSDVADALNLSETQVKTWYQNRRTKWKRQNQLRLEQLRHQATLEKDLINVASVTAGVLTPRHHQRPELTASTAPVTGTGIQCCQTSPALSVSSAFVSSNPCNFLTSAAAAAAIFRNVSYANGCPM, encoded by the exons ATGGAATCAAGTAAATCGTTTTTTATACGTGACTTACTGGGGGATTTAATCAGTAGTCGGCAACCAG AACAATCTTTCCCAAACAGATTGATGACGACATCGGAAacagaagacgaagaaaacagTGATGTAGATATAGAAGACAGATCTTCTTCCGATTCTGGGATTATTGGTTCATACAATGCATACATCAGCACTGTGGATGAAACAAAGGATAACGTCAGCCGAACATTACTCGCTTCCATCGGACACGTTGCTAATACTAATTGTAACATGGCGTTGGACCGTGATCTGCATACACCCGGAATAATTGTAAAAAATGGTCGGAAACCTCGCCGTCGAAGAACTGCATTTACTCATGCTCAGTTGGCATATTTGGAACGCAAGTTTAG ATGCCAAAAATACTTGTCCGTAGCGGATAGAAGTGATGTAGCAGATGCATTAAACCTCTCAGAAACGCAGGTTAAAACATGGTATCAAAATCGCCG AACAAAATGGAAGCGACAAAACCAGCTTCGACTAGAGCAATTACGCCACCAGGCAACGTTGGAAAAAGATTTGATAAATGTGGCTTCCGTTACTGCCGGGGTTCTTACTCCAAGGCACCATCAACGGCCTGAACTGACGGCTAGCACTGCACCAGTTACCGGAACCGGAATTCAATGTTGTCAGACATCACCCGCCCTCTCCGTGTCGTCAGCTTTCGTTTCTTCCAACCCGTGCAATTTTCTAACGTCTGCAGCGGCAGCTGCAGCTATCTTTCGGAACGTAAGCTACGCTAATGGTTGTCCGATGTAA
- the LOC128725328 gene encoding charged multivesicular body protein 7 has translation MSSKLSKDMEQNTSVLLESSFFPECWTDDRRMGVLLAEFRPRQLNSVSYDTKMKFWKDLIMSYCKAMGSSVVSISMLKECFRRKNTVPHCLQTVVDDMLAKEELIREKQLLENQSGSTFSVTSWMLDIFVKKPLKLGYETVRATVLGSTNNDESTNFIAMPVARLHANMVEEIVNNNKLYNKVMSLDELSNLINQSSKLMKTGLQPALILLSQSNRLTIETVKHGENKTVLIKFASPSAVAQPITQIEQSIFELELSELQLMKDINAIESNINQTMTQAREYVRNGQKQMAKTSLKKKHMLEKNMQQKISALENLQEMLFKIHNIQSDKNVLEAYKLGSTMLKKAFENAGITLEHVDETLAEMKEVLTQHDEVLTMIGAVSVNDVDELELEQELGDLIDMKLAENKIDVTGKLPSPTMPIIDPAIPSSKKEDFDEQIEKRLAALRVDSSEVHKLVDQKM, from the exons atgtcatCAAAATTGAGCAAAGATATGGAACAAAATACATCGGTGTTATTGgaatcatctttttttcccgaaTGTTGGACAGACGATAGAAGAATGGGTGTGTTATTAGCTGAGTTTCGTCCAAGGCAATTGAACTCTGTCAGCTATGatacaaaaatgaaattttggaAAGACCTTATCATGTCGTATTGTAAAGCAATGGGATCCAGTGTAGTATCTATCTCCATGCTAAAAGAATGTTTCCGCCGTAAGAATACAGTACCACACTGCTTGCAAACCGTTGTTGATGATATGTTAGCAAAAGAAGAATTGATAAGAGAAAAACAACTGCTTGAAAATCAAAGCGGTTCGACGTTTAGCGTGACTTCGTGGATGCTAGATATTTTCGTAAAAAAACCGCTCAAGTTGGGATATGAAACCGTTCGTGCTACAGTATTGGGTTCAACTAATAACGATGAAAGCACTAATTTCATAGCAATGCCTGTAGCACGG CTTCACGCAAATATGGTAGAAGAGATTGTAAACAATAACAAATTGTACAATAAAGTGATGAGTTTGGATGAGTTATCCAATCTGATCAATCAATCATCTAAATTAATGAAGACCGGATTGCAACCTGCATTAATCTTGTTATCCCAGAGCAACCGTTTGACCATCGAGACAGTCAAGcatggtgaaaataaaacggtATTGATAAAATTTGCTTCACCTAGTGCAGTCGCTCAGCCAATAACACAGATCGAACAATCTATATTTGAACTGGAATTAAGCGAATTGCAGTTAATGAAAGATATAAACGCCATTGAAAGTAATATTAATCAAACTATGACACAGGCTCGTGAATATGTCAGAAATGGTCAAAAACAGATGGCAAAAACAtctttaaaaaagaaacatatgttagaaaaaaacatgcaacaaaaaatcagcgCTTTGGAAAATTTACAAGAAATGTTATTCAAAATTCATAATATTCAATCGGATAAAAATGTATTAGAAGCATACAAATTAGGTTCAACAATGTTGAAAAAAGCCTTCGAAAATGCAGGGATAACACTAGAACATGTCGACGAAACATTGGCTGAAATGAAAGAAGTTTTAACGCAACACGATGAGGTGCTTACAATGATCGGTGCAGTGTCTGTGAACGACGTAGATGAATTGGAGCTAGAACAAGAACTAGGTGATTTAATCGACATGAAGCttgcagaaaataaaatcgacgTAACAGGCAAGCTTCCATCGCCTACAATGCCTATCATAGACCCAGCAATACCTTCATCAAAGAAGGAAGATTTCGATGAGCAAATCGAAAAACGACTTGCAGCGTTAAGAGTTGATTCATCCGAGGTTCATAAATTAGTCGATCAGAAAATGTAA